TATTTACAAAAAGGCCTGGATCAActtgagaaacaaaaaagtgtctgttcgtgtgtgtgagtctaaaaaatgacaaatgcacagaaatgatAAATTTGCTTAATAAATTGTTCTTAAATTTGGTTcattgtttgatttcttttttcttcagctaCAAGCTACAAGTTTGTCCAAAGAGTTGGTCAGAAATACTCTTGCAAGGATAGAGTTTCCTTCGCCTTGTAGTCCAGAAATAAGAACTCTGCATGCATCAACACTTGAGCTGGCTGTGTCCCAGAGTGAGCAGGAGAACAGCGCATTGACCAAAGGGTGTGGGGGATGTTTGCACAGCAGCTTAAATCAATGTCAGAAATAACATTACAGAAGGGAATTTTGAGGTTAACATGAAAAACCAACCTCTGACCTTTGCCAAATGGGGAGATACAGGCTGcaccatgctgtcagaaaaTAGCACCTGGCAAGTTACACTGAAATGCCTCCTTGAGTGCATTTGTCAGTTATAGCagagatattattattattgttattgcagGGAAGCTAACTGTGAGACACCAATTAATTTCCTCTTTCATAAAGTGGAAAACACTTCTGCATCATATCTGCACCTTGCTCTTTAAAACACAAGCTGCAGAAAACTAATTAGTAGATGTTTATAGTTTTACAAATACTGACATCCCATTAGTtcgttattttttgtttttaacacaaaCACTTAATCATTCAGTCATCAATATATAAAGATGGAGACAGTGATTACAATGGAGATTTATAATCCACTCAGAATAAAATCTATAGCCTCCATTTTTCTAACTGGAAATTAAGTTGTCAGACTGTCAGTCAGTCAGACTTTTCAGCACACTAATCAATAATCACCCATTTGTCCTGTTGTAATTTGTCACACTGATAGAAAAAATGTCTCCTAAAGTTGGATCTTGGAGATGATGTTAATAGTTGTTCACAGATTGATATTTAGTCACATAATAATGTCAAAGATTCTGTGAGGTACAATGTCTGAAGTTGAAATTCTAAACCCTAACATATTTGGAACCAAATACTCTTGTGAATAGCCGTGTGAAGCAGGCAGGAATAGACCCAAATGGAGACTCATTTGGGTGAAAAGGAAGTCAAAAAAGGCagctgaactaaactaaacaatacaaaaaccaaACTGAGAAATGTGTGACCTAAGCAAGTGTGTGGAACACATGGTGGGGAATGAGGGCGATCACAAGAACGGACGGAGGTAAACAGAGGatttaaatacacatttattattaaaatagacataacataaaaaaaaaataaaattcatgtCCGAAGCACCATATCATCCCGTTATCAGACAGAACTATCACATGATCAAACAGAAGCTGTCAGTTCAGCTGTAAAGTGGTCAATCATAATAAAGCTGTTCATTACAAATtgtagattcaagctgctcttttggccaccagatgtcaccagagataactgtgttgaaaagctttgagtaatgaaccgttttgcAGTACTTcaatgcttcagaaagcttAATTTGCCCATCCctaggaagtgatactctaccgcagagAGCACGGACACACATAGGAGTGCTTGTGTAAATCACCCTTTTGCCATTTTTATCCTGACTCAACAGGTCTGTTTAGCAAGTAGTCAGATCAGATTGATTTTAGCGAGCAGAATTCAGCTTTGAGATCAGAACTAACTGTGACAGCATGAATCAGCTGGAGCGCTGTTGGACACTTTCAAAGAATTTAATTGTGCAAGTGGGAATGAATGCCTGTGCCAGTGAAATTAAATTTTAGTGATGTTTTCTCTCATATGCCACTTTTAACCAATATATAATTCCGTACTCAAGTCATTATTAAAAGATTCCAATGGAATCGGAAGCAACCCTGCTTCCCAAGAGAATAGCCAGCTGTGACCATAAGTTAGCAGTAATTTAAAAGGTGTTGCAAACATGCAATGAGACAAAAGTGTAATTTTAAAGAATGTCAAAGAATAGTctggacacacaaaaaaaggctATAAGTAGAAGACTTTTGGACTCCAGAAGCAACAAAATTTTGACTCTAACGGGGTCTCAAAAACAGTTACTTAACCAAAGATATTTTCAAAACTTCAATAAAGCAATAATTATTACTAACAGTTAAATGGATGCATTAAGAGCTGCTTTTTTCTGCCTCTTGTGCCTGTCACAAATTTTGACACAAGTAAAGATTTTACTGTTTATCTGGATTCATAATGTCTCCCTGTGCATAATTACTATACATGGATTTGGATTTGCTGTCTGTGCAACAATTCTCAGGGACCACCTTGGAGATGCAATTCACTTTAGAAACATATTATCGTAGACATTTTTCATGCACTGATAAAGAAATTATGAAACAAATGAGCAATTAAAACACAACAATCCTATTTGTCTTAACAACGAGTTAAGTTAATTGTTCGCAACAAGTTGACGACTGTTGCATTGTTTCCAAAACTGGAAATCTGAAGCTCATTTAGTAATCTTTATCATCAACTTGGCCCCATATGTCTCTGTCAATGTCTTTGCTACACTAAGTTCAACATGTTTGAAGTTTTAAATGTTCAAAACAGACCCAAGCCAAGTATTTATACTTTTCAGAAACATACATTTTGTGAGTGTGGTATTTCTATTGCATGAAAACTATGCTCTGTGTCACCATACTTTGTTTCACACTGAAGTTCGTCTGTGCACAAATACCTGAAGAAAGACTGTTTTTTGTCTTAAACCATGCTTTATTTGTGGTGGGGAAATAAAGAGTGCTGAAAAAATATCAATCTGGAAAGTAGGTTGTGCTTCAGCACAAGAGGGAGGATTCTACattctgacatttttttctatCCCAAATGGGATTTTGTAGCTGTTGTTTACTTTGGAGAGAACGATCCATCTTACATTAGTTCTACCTAATATCTCAGTTATTTTGTTGGGACATTAGCAGTGAGGCAGTACACCCAACAGACTGCTCTTCATTTATATTGTAAGTACTTTCCTGCTTACTGCTTTATTCTACTAAATTTAATGTTATCATGCGAGTTACATATTGTTTGAAGTATTGCTTGACATTCTAAACATATACCTAGAAAATCCCTCGGAGCTACAATCACAATATTTAATACAATCTCTGTTTTGAAAGAtcagatttcatttttgttacACATTGAATCAGTTAAACCAAGGTAAATCTGGGAAAAACGTacattacatatatttttaattatcatTTCAGTTCTTCACTGAGAAGATGAgcccacttctttttttgtgcatcTTGTGCCTGTCGGCCCGCATCACCTACACTCAGTTTCCAGGTCCTCCTGGTCTTAAAGGTGAGAAAGGAGATCCAGGGGTTTCTGGGACACAAGGAGTGCCTGGACTACGTGGGCGAACTGGAATTCCTGGACTGCCTGGACTGCGTGGACATCCTGGTGAAAAAAGTCTAAAATATTATGAGTTCACCACAAGAATGTTGTAAAGAATATAACTTCTTATCATCGTTTGATTTTGACACATATTTATGTACTTTGACTTTAGAAGGCTTTATGtctgtttctttgctttcagGGGATGTAGGAATATATGGGCTTCCTGGGCACCCTGGAGAAACAGTGTGCACTGAAGGTAAAGATAAGATACAATAAGATGAGAAGATCCCATGTAGCATACTGATATTAGTCCAATCTGTGTCAGACAGCACAAGATCAGTTTGATGACAGATTGCACAGTGAATTAGTTGATGCTctgtaatttaaaagaaaaatagaccACACAGCTCCTTTCATTCCTGTTGTACGCTCACAATTTAATTTCAGCTACAGTTGAATCCAGTTGCCCAGATGTTGAAACCTTAAAAAGCAGACTTGCTGAGTTAGAACTGGGTAAGTATCATCATCAAGGcattattaattatgtttatttaaaactctTTCAAAGACCATCCGTTAATAATTTGTTGTTGCAATTTACAATAAATCCAGTGTTTTTGCCTGATGTTACAACTTGATCAACATTGAAAAAGTTAGTTGATTGACAGTTAGCAGCAataaaaaacagctgatcagaACATCAAAgctaaaaacatttgaagatgaCTGATGAATTGGCATATTCATTTAGAAGCCTCCAGAGATTTTGGGTATGGTGTGTGATCTTGTTCCTACaagctctgtgtttttaaaatttgattttaCTTGCCTTTCTTGTATCTAACTATGACAAATGCACCATGGAGATGAagcttttttcattgtttcctaATTGCTTATTTACCTTTGTTGATAATGATTTATGAGTCACAGTTTGTTCCCTGACATTTTTCTGTTCTCTAGCCATTAACTATCATTTTGTCCGGAGAGTTGGTCAGAAATACTTTGTGTCCAACAAGGAGAGAGGCTCTTTCTCCAGGGCTGTCGAATTCTGCTCCCAACAACACATAGAGTTGGCTTTGCCCCAGAACGAGGAGGAGAACAACGCACTGACTCAAGTGTTTGGCGATGTTTACAAGGCAGCTTGGATCAgtgtcaacaacaaaaaggcagagGGAAATTTTGAGGTGGATATGAAAAACCAACGTCTGACATTTACCAAGTGGGGAGAAGGTCAGCCAGACAAATCCATCCAAGATACAGGCTGcaccatgctgtcagaaaaCGGCATCTGGCAAGTTACACCAGAATGTTCCATGAACGCTTACATCATTTGTCAGTTATAGAAAAATCCCGGTTCCTTGCGAATCTTGCTTTTGGCAATTTCCCCCCACTATCATGTTTATCtcaacatttttattgcatttttatttcttatattacaTGTAGAGAAATGTTCTCATTTACCccaatggaagaaaaaaatctaagcTTGCAGTTGTTTATGAATTATGGGTAAAGCATCGGGGCTGCATTTTgtagaagaaagaaaactttGTAGTATTAAAAATGAGACCAACGATTCTCAGTTGACCAACTGAAGTGAAACTCCCAATGGCAATGAATTCATGAATGCATTGTAATAGGAATAACTATTATCTCACAGACCTAAGTTTAAGTCAGTTATTCTGATGCTTGACTGATGTATTGTCAATAAATCATTTAAGCTAACTCTTCATGGTttcaaataaatgcttttgcatCACTATTGTGCTTTCTGCTATATGTCAGTGTCTTTATGTTAGACAAAAGCCTTTTTCTGTCTCCATCTTCATAAttctataaatataataataaatgtataaagAATTAAACATTGAACTGCAATAGAAACAAATTTTGTAAGTGTGGCATTCTAATCATGAACTAGTGAAAGTAGGTATTAAAGTATTATTCACATGGTTATAATGCAGTCCCAGACAATGCCATTTGAAgatattgtttaattttttccaaAGGGTGCTTTGAACACTTATGTAGTGTTTTCCTATAAAAACATCACATATTGTGCATTTCtacataaaagccttttcagctGATTGGTGTTTGCTTTTTGCGAACGCAATACTGTACTTGTGGCTGAAAAACTGGAAAGAAATATTAACATACTTAGGAATAAAATTGAGGTGTCATCATAACTTCATAATATCAGAGATCAAAAAAGAGGTTGTGAAatctttatataaataaaggtATGTGCTGTTATATTTGTTGTtaaaaatcccccccccccccccccccccacacacacacacacacacacactaatccaACTCCCAGTTCCCATATGAGAGTATGCAGCTGTTGTTTATATGGAGGTCTGTCTAATATCTCAGCGATTTTTCTGTGGAATGAGCAAAAAGGAGGTCCACCCAACATAGCAAtgcttatttgtattttgactTCTTCCCTAGAGTCTTTTAAGCACATCCCTAATGCTTCCATGGGAGTTGAGAGGACAAATAGCAGCCAtatgctgctaatcaaatgtacCAAAATTCCTCTACAATTATGAGAGAGCCTGATGAAATCATACAGAGGATGCTTTGTTCaaattattgctgctaaaggtgattCTGCAAAAGTCTGATTCACAGTGTTTGTAGTTTTtcagccctgcaacagactggcgacctgtccagggtgtaccctgcctctcgccctatgacagctgggatgggctccagcgccccccgcgaccctgaaaaggataagcggaagcgaatggatggatggatgtagtTTTTCACTAAGAAGTGAACgtaatgaaatatttacattGCACACAACCTCTGCAACATCTCAGTGTactattttaaacattaaactaCTGTTAA
This Astatotilapia calliptera chromosome 7, fAstCal1.2, whole genome shotgun sequence DNA region includes the following protein-coding sequences:
- the LOC113026445 gene encoding mannose-binding protein C-like translates to MSPLLFLCILCLSARITYTQFPGPPGLKGEKGDPGVSGTQGVPGLRGRTGIPGLPGLRGHPGDVGIYGLPGHPGETVCTEATVESSCPDVETLKSRLAELELAINYHFVRRVGQKYFVSNKERGSFSRAVEFCSQQHIELALPQNEEENNALTQVFGDVYKAAWISVNNKKAEGNFEVDMKNQRLTFTKWGEGQPDKSIQDTGCTMLSENGIWQVTPECSMNAYIICQL